Proteins from one Desmodus rotundus isolate HL8 chromosome 9, HLdesRot8A.1, whole genome shotgun sequence genomic window:
- the ADAMTSL5 gene encoding ADAMTS-like protein 5: MTAQPRGGVKDGQSRRGSPALGFPRSPGHGLSDTRPQFWSAGIRAKQSPAADPLGSAPRPREGARGRRLSGPRPGRALGGRVEGAFPCSLRPSPRAPLLRLALGPSREPGRTARALSRRPHHLWNLLLLLWILLNCGLGGSAQGPGEWTLWGSWSRCSSSCGRGLSVRSRRCIRFPREELCWGDTHEYRLCQLPDCPAGSMAFRDIQCALYNGQPVLSLQKTYQWVPFYGAPNQCDLNCLALGHAFYHSFGRVLDGTPCSPGSQGLCVGGRCLSAGCDGLMGSDTREDHCGLCGGANDSCLFVQRVFRDAGTYAGYWNVTLIPEGARHIYAAHRSRNHLALIGGDGRYVLNGKWEVSPPGTYEAAGTRVVYTRATGPEETLRAAGPTTQDLLLQVLLQEPNPGIEFEFWLPRELYGPFQEQAQALSWSLRQPQPLHVEPQSPEPHEAPAFPTRSPNPTPDPCPPCPDTRGRAHRLLHYCGSDFVFRARVLGHLLQAQETRYEVRVQLVYKNRSPLQALEYVWAPGRCPCPPMFLHREYLLAAQRLVSPDGTKDRLLLPHAGYARPWSPAEDSRVRLAARHCPV; encoded by the exons ATGACTGCT CAGCCCCGGGGTGGGGTTAAGGACGGCCAGTCCCGTCGCGGTTCTCCCGCCCTGGGCTTCCCAAGGTCACCGGGACATGGACTCTCAGACACCAGACCGCAGTTCTGGAGTGCCGGGATCCGCGCGAAGCAGTCCCCTGCCGCAGATCCGCTCGGAAGCGCTCCTCGGCCGCGCGAGGGCGCAAGGGGCCGCCGCCTCTCTGGACCCCGACCTGGGCGCGCCCTGGGAGGCCGGGTGGAAGGAGCCTTCCCGTGCTCCCTCCGCCCCTCCCCACGGGCGCCGCTGCTTCGTCTCGCCCTGGGGCCGTCCAGGGAGCCGGGACGCACCGCCAGAGCTCTAAGTCGCCG cccccaccacctaTGGAACCTCCTGCTCCTGCTGTGGATCCTCCTGAACTGTGGTTTGGGGGGCAGTGCTCAG GGGCCAGGAGAGTGGACACTATGGGGTTCCTGGAGCCGTTGCTCCAGCTCCTGTGGGCGGGGACTCTCGGTGCGCAGCCGGCGCTGCATCCG GTTTCCCAGGGAAGAGCTGTGCTGGGGAGACACCCATGAGTACCGCCTCTGCCAGTTGCCA GACTGTCCTGCAGGGTCCATGGCCTTCCGAGACATCCAGTGTGCCCTCTACAATGGCCAAcctgtcctcagcctccagaaGACTTATCAGTGGGTGCCCTTCTATGGTG CGCCCAACCAGTGCGACCTCaactgcctggccctggggcatGCCTTCTACCATAGCTTTGGCCGCGTTCTGGATGGCACTCCCTGCAGCCCGGGTAGCCAGGGACTCTGCGTTGGGGGACGCTGCCTA AGCGCCGGCTGTGACGGTTTGATGGGTTCAGACACCCGCGAGGACCACTGCGGCCTCTGTGGCGGTGCCAACGACTCCTGCCTCTTCGTGCAGCGCGTGTTTCGTGACGCCG GAACCTATGCTGGGTACTGGAATGTGACCCTGATCCCGGAGGGCGCCAGACACATCTACGCCGCCCATCGGAGCCGCAACCACTTGG CGCTGATTGGGGGCGACGGGCGCTACGTGCTCAACGGCAAGTGGGAGGTCAGCCCTCCCGGGACCTACGAGGCGGCAGGCACTCGCGTGGTTTACACCCGCGCCACAGGGCCAGAGGAGACGCTGCGCGCGGCGGGTCCCACGACCCAAGACCTGCTTCTGCAG GTCCTCCTGCAGGAACCCAATCCCGGCATTGAGTTCGAGTTCTGGCTCCCTCGGGAGCTCTACGGCCCCTTCCAGGAGCAGGCACAGGCCCTGAGCTGGTCCCTGaggcagccacagcctctgcaTGTGGAACCTCAGTCTCCTGAGCCCCACGAAGCCCCGGCTTTCCCCACACGGAGCCCAAACCCCACCCCAG ATCCCTGCCCACCCTGTCCTGACACCCGCGGTCGTGCCCACCGGTTGCTCCACTATTGCGGCAGTGACTTTG TGTTCCGGGCTCGAGTGctgggccacctcctccaggcccAGGAGACCCGCTATGAGGTGCGTGTGCAGCTTGTCTACAAGAACCGCTCACCACTGCAGGCCCTTGAGTATGTGTGGGCGCCGGGTcgctgcccctgcccaccaaTGTTCCTCCATCGAGAGTACCTGCTGGCTGCCCAGCGCCTCGTCAGTCCTGACGGCACTAAGGACCGGCTGCTGCTGCCCCATGCAGGCTATGCCCGGCCCTGGAGCCCCGCTGAGGACAGCCGTGTACGCCTGGCTGCTAGACACTGCCCTGTCTGA
- the PLK5 gene encoding inactive serine/threonine-protein kinase PLK5 isoform X1 codes for MEPRSRRRGSCRPLVSPFLRDPGSGRVYKRGKLIGKGAFSRCYKLTDLSTSSVFAVKVVPRRGAGAGGLRPCGKVEREIALHSRLRHRNIVAFLGHFADRDHVYMVLEYCSRQAACTLLAHFTTLELICVSLVLALWPVGHLQSLAHVLAARQTLTEPEVRYYLRGLVSGLRYLHQQHIVHRDLKLSNFFLKKNMEVKIGDLGLAAKVGPGGRCHRVLCGTPNFLAPEVVSRNGHSCQSDVWALGCVMYLVLTGSPPFVAAPLSEMYENILAGHYPEPTHLSPNACRLIARLLAPDPAERPSLDHLLQDDFFTQGFTPDRLPPHSCHSPPIFAIPQPLGRLFQKVGQLLLSQCQLPCPHTPNEASCPGEDGADPASMELGMEAPLFERGAPRPEVPVYLLNQGTLQSDPAGPAGSSVQEVEEAVRNLQLCLDPGPPAMQGPAREQRSILWARKWVDYSSKYGFGYRLSDGSSGVLLRDGTHMALHPPWGQVSYMPDRERLETFALRDVPSPLGAKLAVLRLFAGYMQQRLQEEGGLPVPTKSASPSLCLLRFLVSQQALLLFFSDGTVQVSCNGDQVQLVLSGGGEELLLTVWERGQPHTSYTLGMLRSHGCPPAARQHLHHALCMLQSI; via the exons ATGGAGCCCAGGTCCCGGCGGCGGGGCAGTTGCCGCCCGCTGGTCTCCCCTTTTCTGCGCGACCCGGGTTCGGGTCGTGTCTACAAGCGCGGGAAACTGATCGGCAAG GGCGCCTTCAGCCGCTGCTACAAGCTGACCGACTTGTCTACAAGCAGCGTGTTCGCTGTCAAAGTGGTGCCGCGTcgtggggctggagctgggggtcTGCGCCCCTGTGGGAAG GTGGAGCGAGAGATTGCCCTGCATAGCCGCCTGCGACACCGCAACATCGTGGCCTTCCTTGGACACTTCGCTGACCGCGACCATGTGTACATGGTGTTGGAGTACTGCAGCCGCCAG GCTGCTTGCACTCTCCTTGCCCACTTCACTACACTTGAGCTCATATGTGTCTCCTTGGTGCTGGCGCTGTGGCCCGTGGGTCACCTGCAGTCTTTGGCCCACGTGCTGGCGGCGCGGCAGACTCTGACGGAGCCTGAGGTACGCTACTACCTGCGGGGCCTGGTCAGCGGCCTGCGCTACCTGCACCAGCAGCATATCGTGCACCGAGACCTGAAGCTCA GTAACTTTTTCCTGAAAAAGAACATGGAGGTGAAGATCGGGGACCTGGGGCTGGCTGCCAAGGTGGGGCCAGGGGGCCGATGCCACAG AGTGCTCTGTGGGACTCCGAACTTCCTGGCCCCAGAGGTTGTCTCCAGGAACGGGCACTCCTGTCAGTCAGACGTCTGGGCTCTGGGCTGCGTCAT GTACCTGGTGCTGACCGGCTCCCCTCCCTTCGTGGCGGCGCCCCTGTCAGAGATGTACGAAAATATCCTAGCCGGCCATTATCCGGAGCCCACCCACCTGTCACCCAATGCCTGTCGCCTCATCGCGCGCCTGCTGGCACCTGACCCAGCTGAGCGGCCCAGCCTGGACCACCTACTGCAGGATGACTTCTTCACACAG GGTTTCACTCCAGACCGGCTgccaccccactcctgccacaGCCCACCCATCTTTGCCATTCCCCAGCCTCTGGGCAGGCTTTTCCAGAAGGTGGGCCAGCTGCTGCTGAGCCAGTGCCAGCTACCCT GCCCCCATACTCCCAATGAGGCCTCATGTCCAGGAGAAGATGGTGCAGACCCTGCCTCCATGGAGTTGGGCATGGAG GCTCCCCTGTTTGAGAGAGGGGCTCCCCGACCTGAGGTCCCAGTCTACCTGCTCAACCAAGGGACCCTCCAGAGTGACCCGGCTG GGCCTGCAGGGAGCTCAGTGCAGGAGGTGGAAGAGGCCGTTAGAAACCTACAGCTCTGCCTGGACCCCGGGCCTCCAG CCATGCAGGGACCCGCAAGAGAACAGCGGTCCATCCTCTGGGCTCGCAAGTGGGTGGATTATTCCAGCAAGTACGGCTTTGGCTACCGGCTGTCGGACGGGAGCAGCGGTGTCCTGCTTCGGGATGGCACCCATATGGCCCTGCACCCCCCATGGGG CCAAGTCAGCTATATGCCTGACCGAGAGAGGCTGGAAACATTTGCCCTGAGGGACGTGCCCAGCCCGCTGGGTGCCAAGCTGGCTGTCTTGCGACTCTTTGCTGGCTACATGCAGCAGCGGCTGCAAGAG GAGGGGGGCCTGCCTGTGCCCACCAAGTCTGCtagccccagcctctgcctgctgCGCTTCCTTGTGTCCCAGCAGGCCCTGCTGCTATTCTTCAGTGATGGGACAGTGCAG GTCAGCTGCAATGGAGACCAGGTTCAGCTGGTGCTGAGCGGTGGGGGCGAAGAGTTGCTGCTCACGGTCTGGGAACGGGGCCAGCCTCATACCTCCTACACCCTGGGGATGTTGCGGAGCCACGGCTGTCCCCCAGCTGCTCGCCAGCACCTGCATCATGCTCTCTGCATGCTGCAGAGCATCTAG
- the PLK5 gene encoding inactive serine/threonine-protein kinase PLK5 isoform X2 translates to MEPRSRRRGSCRPLVSPFLRDPGSGRVYKRGKLIGKGAFSRCYKLTDLSTSSVFAVKVVPRRGAGAGGLRPCGKVEREIALHSRLRHRNIVAFLGHFADRDHVYMVLEYCSRQSLAHVLAARQTLTEPEVRYYLRGLVSGLRYLHQQHIVHRDLKLSNFFLKKNMEVKIGDLGLAAKVGPGGRCHRVLCGTPNFLAPEVVSRNGHSCQSDVWALGCVMYLVLTGSPPFVAAPLSEMYENILAGHYPEPTHLSPNACRLIARLLAPDPAERPSLDHLLQDDFFTQGFTPDRLPPHSCHSPPIFAIPQPLGRLFQKVGQLLLSQCQLPCPHTPNEASCPGEDGADPASMELGMEAPLFERGAPRPEVPVYLLNQGTLQSDPAGPAGSSVQEVEEAVRNLQLCLDPGPPAMQGPAREQRSILWARKWVDYSSKYGFGYRLSDGSSGVLLRDGTHMALHPPWGQVSYMPDRERLETFALRDVPSPLGAKLAVLRLFAGYMQQRLQEEGGLPVPTKSASPSLCLLRFLVSQQALLLFFSDGTVQVSCNGDQVQLVLSGGGEELLLTVWERGQPHTSYTLGMLRSHGCPPAARQHLHHALCMLQSI, encoded by the exons ATGGAGCCCAGGTCCCGGCGGCGGGGCAGTTGCCGCCCGCTGGTCTCCCCTTTTCTGCGCGACCCGGGTTCGGGTCGTGTCTACAAGCGCGGGAAACTGATCGGCAAG GGCGCCTTCAGCCGCTGCTACAAGCTGACCGACTTGTCTACAAGCAGCGTGTTCGCTGTCAAAGTGGTGCCGCGTcgtggggctggagctgggggtcTGCGCCCCTGTGGGAAG GTGGAGCGAGAGATTGCCCTGCATAGCCGCCTGCGACACCGCAACATCGTGGCCTTCCTTGGACACTTCGCTGACCGCGACCATGTGTACATGGTGTTGGAGTACTGCAGCCGCCAG TCTTTGGCCCACGTGCTGGCGGCGCGGCAGACTCTGACGGAGCCTGAGGTACGCTACTACCTGCGGGGCCTGGTCAGCGGCCTGCGCTACCTGCACCAGCAGCATATCGTGCACCGAGACCTGAAGCTCA GTAACTTTTTCCTGAAAAAGAACATGGAGGTGAAGATCGGGGACCTGGGGCTGGCTGCCAAGGTGGGGCCAGGGGGCCGATGCCACAG AGTGCTCTGTGGGACTCCGAACTTCCTGGCCCCAGAGGTTGTCTCCAGGAACGGGCACTCCTGTCAGTCAGACGTCTGGGCTCTGGGCTGCGTCAT GTACCTGGTGCTGACCGGCTCCCCTCCCTTCGTGGCGGCGCCCCTGTCAGAGATGTACGAAAATATCCTAGCCGGCCATTATCCGGAGCCCACCCACCTGTCACCCAATGCCTGTCGCCTCATCGCGCGCCTGCTGGCACCTGACCCAGCTGAGCGGCCCAGCCTGGACCACCTACTGCAGGATGACTTCTTCACACAG GGTTTCACTCCAGACCGGCTgccaccccactcctgccacaGCCCACCCATCTTTGCCATTCCCCAGCCTCTGGGCAGGCTTTTCCAGAAGGTGGGCCAGCTGCTGCTGAGCCAGTGCCAGCTACCCT GCCCCCATACTCCCAATGAGGCCTCATGTCCAGGAGAAGATGGTGCAGACCCTGCCTCCATGGAGTTGGGCATGGAG GCTCCCCTGTTTGAGAGAGGGGCTCCCCGACCTGAGGTCCCAGTCTACCTGCTCAACCAAGGGACCCTCCAGAGTGACCCGGCTG GGCCTGCAGGGAGCTCAGTGCAGGAGGTGGAAGAGGCCGTTAGAAACCTACAGCTCTGCCTGGACCCCGGGCCTCCAG CCATGCAGGGACCCGCAAGAGAACAGCGGTCCATCCTCTGGGCTCGCAAGTGGGTGGATTATTCCAGCAAGTACGGCTTTGGCTACCGGCTGTCGGACGGGAGCAGCGGTGTCCTGCTTCGGGATGGCACCCATATGGCCCTGCACCCCCCATGGGG CCAAGTCAGCTATATGCCTGACCGAGAGAGGCTGGAAACATTTGCCCTGAGGGACGTGCCCAGCCCGCTGGGTGCCAAGCTGGCTGTCTTGCGACTCTTTGCTGGCTACATGCAGCAGCGGCTGCAAGAG GAGGGGGGCCTGCCTGTGCCCACCAAGTCTGCtagccccagcctctgcctgctgCGCTTCCTTGTGTCCCAGCAGGCCCTGCTGCTATTCTTCAGTGATGGGACAGTGCAG GTCAGCTGCAATGGAGACCAGGTTCAGCTGGTGCTGAGCGGTGGGGGCGAAGAGTTGCTGCTCACGGTCTGGGAACGGGGCCAGCCTCATACCTCCTACACCCTGGGGATGTTGCGGAGCCACGGCTGTCCCCCAGCTGCTCGCCAGCACCTGCATCATGCTCTCTGCATGCTGCAGAGCATCTAG